A region of the Romboutsia hominis genome:
ATCTAATTCATTGGCAGTTATGTTAAATGAGTTAGTAGATATAGGTATTCCTAAAAGTGATATGGTAGGTTTTTCTGATATAACAGATAGCTATGAATCACCAGAGGAGTTAGTTGTTGGAACGGTACTTCAACTATCAGGAGATATGGAAGGTTTTATTATGGTGATAATGAAGGTAGATTCTGCATTCAATTTATTATCTAGACTTTCAGGAAGTAAAATAGATTGCGATAGAAATGATTATAATAAAGTTTGTGAAACATTATCTTCTATTGGTGAAGTTTGTAATATACTTTGTGGAACGTATTTAACAGCAATTTCGGATATGACAAATTTAAATGTAACTCCTTCTATTCCATATTTTAGTGTAGATATGGTCATGGCTATTATGAATTTACCAATGTCATTATATGGGCCTGTATTTGATTCTATACTTTGTATAGAAACAGACTTTTTCACGGAAGATCATGAAATAGAAGGAAAATATTATTTCCTTCCAAAGGCTGAATCATGTGATAAATTATTAGCATCACTAGGATTTAATGTTTAGGAGATAAAAAATGAAAAATATAACGGTTGGTATAGCCGATTTTAATATTGTTAAGGCTCCAGACCAAATTACGACTATTGGATTAGGATCATGTTGTGGAATAGTATTATATGACGAAACAAAAAAGATAGCAGGTTTAGTTCATATTTTATTATCAGATTCAAAGAATGAGAGACAAGTTGTAAATAAAGCTAAATATGCAGATACTGGAATAAGTTTACTGTATGAAGAAATGAAAAAATCAGGAGCAAATCCAATGTTTATAAAAGCTAAAATAGCGGGTGGAGCTCACATGTTTACTTTTAAAAATGCAGATAGTAGTATATTTACTATTGGAGAAAAAAATGTAAAGGCATGTAAAGAAACATTAAAAAAATTACATATACCTATTGTATCTGAAGATGTTTTAGGAACATGTGGTAGAACTATTACTTTTGATGTATTAACAAGTAAACTAAAAATCAAAAGTGTAGGAAAAGGTGAAAAAGTCATTTAAAAAGGAGGATGCCTTATATATGAGCACAAATGATGAAATAATAGATAATAAAATTGATGATTTATGTATGGTATTTATTATAGATAATCAAAAATATGCTTTATCATCAAAATATATTACAGAAATTATTGAAATGCTACCTATAACTAAAGTTCCATTTATACCTGAATATATAAAAGGAATTATAAACTTAAGAAGTAATATAATACCTGTTATGGATGCAAGAATGAGATTTGGAATTAGTCCAAAAGAATATGATGAGAGAACTTGCATAATAATAATTGAAAATAATGATGAAAAAATAGGTTTAATTGTAGATGCAGTAAATGAGGTTATTCATATTCCTGATGGTCAAAGTATGAAAATGGATTCAAATGATAGTGATGATAAGCCTAATTTTATAAAGGGAGTTAGCGAAATAAATAATGAAGTTCAATTAATACTAGATTGTGATTCATTAGTAAAAATTGTAGAGGATATAGATTATGCACTTAACAGATAAAGATTTCATAAGACTAAAGAACTTTATGTATAATAATTATGGGATAAATCTTGACAAAAAAAGGACCCTGATAGAAACTAGATTAGGTCTTATGGTAAAAAGATTAGGATTTAGAGATTTTAAGAGTTACATAGACAATTTAATGCAAGATAAAAGTGGAGAACAAGCAGCAGTTTTAGTAGAAAAGTTAACTACAAACTTTACATATTTTATGCGTGAGGAACAACATTATGAATTTTTAAGGGATGAAGTTTTAACACATGCTTTAAAAAAACCTCCAATAGGAGGAGTTAAAATTTGGTCAGCAGCTTCATCTACTGGAGAAGAACCTTATTGTATAGCCATGTTAGCTCAACAAATGATGTCTAAAAATCCTAGGTTAAAAGTTTCTGTAACTGCATCTGATATATCAAATAATGTCTTAAATCAAGCTAAAATGGGGATTTATTCACAAGACAAAATAGCTAAGTTACCACCAGCATGGATTAAGAGCTTTTTTAGGAAATTAAATGATAGAAATTATAAAATTACAGATAATGTAAGAAACATAGTAGAATTTAAATACTTTAACTTAAATGACAATATAGGCTGGAATCGTTCTAAGTATGATGTCATATTTTGTAGAAATGTTATGATTTATTTTGATAATCCTACAAAGCAAAAATTATGTAAGAAATTATATGATTCATTAAAACCAGGAGGATACCTGATAATAGGTATGTCAGAAAATTTATCTAATCTACAAACTGACTTTGAAAGAGTGAGACCATCTGTATATAGAAAAAATTTATAACAAGTAATTGGAGGAAAAAATATGAAAAGAGTATTAATAGTTGATGATGCAGCATTTATGCGTATGTCTATACGTAATATGCTTGAAAATAATGGATTTGAGATAGTTGGAGAAGCTGAAAATGGAGTAATGGCAATTGAAAAATATAAAGAATTACAGCCAGAAGTTGTTACTATGGATATAACTATGCCTGAAATGGATGGATTAGAAGCACTAAGAGAAATAAAGAAAATTGATCCATCTGCCTCAGTTGTAATGGTATCTGCATTAGGACAAGAGGCAAGAATGAAAGAAGCTATAATATATGGAGCAAAAGGGTTTATAGTAAAGCCTTTTAAGGAAGAGATTATAGTATCTGCTTTATCTAAAATATAATTTAATTTATATGAAAATATAGAAGGATAAAAAATAGTTAGCAATATTGCTAACTATTTTTTTATTACTTTCCTCATAAGAAGAAATATTG
Encoded here:
- a CDS encoding response regulator — translated: MKRVLIVDDAAFMRMSIRNMLENNGFEIVGEAENGVMAIEKYKELQPEVVTMDITMPEMDGLEALREIKKIDPSASVVMVSALGQEARMKEAIIYGAKGFIVKPFKEEIIVSALSKI
- a CDS encoding chemotaxis protein CheD gives rise to the protein MKNITVGIADFNIVKAPDQITTIGLGSCCGIVLYDETKKIAGLVHILLSDSKNERQVVNKAKYADTGISLLYEEMKKSGANPMFIKAKIAGGAHMFTFKNADSSIFTIGEKNVKACKETLKKLHIPIVSEDVLGTCGRTITFDVLTSKLKIKSVGKGEKVI
- a CDS encoding CheR family methyltransferase, whose amino-acid sequence is MHLTDKDFIRLKNFMYNNYGINLDKKRTLIETRLGLMVKRLGFRDFKSYIDNLMQDKSGEQAAVLVEKLTTNFTYFMREEQHYEFLRDEVLTHALKKPPIGGVKIWSAASSTGEEPYCIAMLAQQMMSKNPRLKVSVTASDISNNVLNQAKMGIYSQDKIAKLPPAWIKSFFRKLNDRNYKITDNVRNIVEFKYFNLNDNIGWNRSKYDVIFCRNVMIYFDNPTKQKLCKKLYDSLKPGGYLIIGMSENLSNLQTDFERVRPSVYRKNL
- a CDS encoding chemotaxis protein CheW gives rise to the protein MSTNDEIIDNKIDDLCMVFIIDNQKYALSSKYITEIIEMLPITKVPFIPEYIKGIINLRSNIIPVMDARMRFGISPKEYDERTCIIIIENNDEKIGLIVDAVNEVIHIPDGQSMKMDSNDSDDKPNFIKGVSEINNEVQLILDCDSLVKIVEDIDYALNR
- a CDS encoding chemotaxis protein CheC — translated: MKFECDKLNVFREISNIGSGNASNSLAVMLNELVDIGIPKSDMVGFSDITDSYESPEELVVGTVLQLSGDMEGFIMVIMKVDSAFNLLSRLSGSKIDCDRNDYNKVCETLSSIGEVCNILCGTYLTAISDMTNLNVTPSIPYFSVDMVMAIMNLPMSLYGPVFDSILCIETDFFTEDHEIEGKYYFLPKAESCDKLLASLGFNV